From one Anaerococcus prevotii DSM 20548 genomic stretch:
- the purH gene encoding bifunctional phosphoribosylaminoimidazolecarboxamide formyltransferase/IMP cyclohydrolase — MRALLSVTDKTGIEKLAKDLRDLGVSLVSTGGTYKKIKDSGVDVSEIEEITNFPEILEGRVKTLSPYVHGGILYKRDEASHVSTVEELGIKAIDIVVVNLYEFQKALDKGNPEEIIENIDIGGPSMVRSAAKNHKDVLIVTDPSDYDELIERLKNDDIDLAYRQRLAMKAFSLTAFYDSVIARYFTKLTGEESKYKTYGFEKETDLRYGENPGQEASLYNDPFVTGLMEDIEVIHGKEMSYNNYNDLNPALELAQELGDNAVVALKHQSPCGVAVGSDVYDSYIKAFECDSQSIFGGILAVNGVVDEKAASKMHEIFLEIIAAKDFTKEALEILTKKKNLRLVKVDFANESVREEIRYLNGKVLIQGKDFGKDEVNIVTDKKPSEEEIKDLLFAQKVVKYVKSNAIVVAKGMKTLGCGAGQQSRVWALESIKDHFKDRDFEGAVLGSDAFFPFSDTVELAHEMGISSIIQPGGSIRDEDSIDKCNEYGMSMVFSKSRHFKH, encoded by the coding sequence TTGAGAGCTTTACTATCAGTTACTGACAAGACAGGAATAGAAAAACTAGCCAAAGACCTTAGGGACTTGGGAGTAAGTTTGGTTTCAACAGGAGGCACCTACAAAAAGATCAAAGATAGCGGAGTAGATGTATCAGAGATTGAGGAAATAACAAACTTTCCAGAAATACTAGAAGGAAGGGTAAAGACCCTATCTCCTTATGTACATGGAGGAATTCTTTATAAGAGGGATGAAGCTAGTCATGTTTCAACTGTAGAAGAGTTGGGGATAAAGGCAATTGATATAGTAGTTGTAAATTTATACGAATTCCAAAAGGCCCTTGATAAGGGAAATCCAGAAGAGATAATCGAAAATATCGACATCGGTGGCCCATCCATGGTTAGGTCTGCTGCCAAAAACCATAAAGATGTCTTAATTGTAACAGATCCAAGTGATTATGATGAACTAATCGAAAGACTTAAAAACGATGATATAGACCTAGCTTATAGGCAAAGACTTGCTATGAAGGCCTTTAGCCTTACAGCATTCTACGATTCAGTAATAGCAAGGTACTTCACAAAACTTACTGGAGAAGAATCTAAATATAAGACCTACGGCTTTGAGAAAGAAACAGATTTACGTTATGGGGAAAATCCAGGACAAGAGGCAAGTTTATACAATGATCCATTTGTCACAGGACTTATGGAAGATATAGAAGTAATTCACGGCAAGGAAATGAGTTATAACAACTACAATGATCTAAACCCAGCCCTAGAGCTTGCCCAAGAGCTAGGAGATAATGCAGTAGTTGCTCTTAAACACCAATCACCATGCGGGGTTGCTGTAGGAAGTGATGTCTATGATTCATACATTAAGGCCTTCGAGTGCGACAGCCAATCAATATTTGGAGGAATCCTTGCAGTAAATGGAGTAGTTGATGAGAAAGCAGCTTCGAAAATGCATGAAATATTCCTAGAAATAATAGCAGCAAAAGACTTTACAAAAGAGGCTCTAGAAATTCTTACAAAGAAGAAAAATCTAAGGCTCGTTAAAGTCGACTTTGCTAATGAAAGTGTAAGAGAAGAAATCAGATATCTTAATGGAAAAGTCCTAATTCAAGGAAAAGACTTCGGCAAGGACGAAGTAAATATAGTAACTGACAAAAAGCCTAGTGAAGAAGAAATCAAAGACCTCTTATTTGCCCAAAAGGTGGTAAAATATGTCAAATCAAATGCCATTGTAGTAGCCAAGGGAATGAAGACCCTAGGTTGTGGGGCAGGTCAACAATCTAGAGTTTGGGCGCTTGAATCTATCAAAGATCACTTTAAGGATAGGGACTTTGAGGGAGCAGTCCTTGGATCAGATGCCTTCTTCCCATTTTCAGATACAGTAGAGCTTGCCCACGAGATGGGAATTAGCTCAATCATCCAACCAGGTGGATCAATAAGAGACGAAGACTCAATCGATAAATGTAATGAATATGGTATGAGCATGGTATTTAGCAAATCACGTCACTTCAAACATTAA
- the purN gene encoding phosphoribosylglycinamide formyltransferase: MRLAVFISGTGSNLKALIDAEKENYFDSQIKLVVSNKDAKGLSFAREEGISYIISKDDEEILEELKDKNIDLIVLAGYLPKVTKNIIDKYKIINIHPSLLPKYGGKGFYGMNVHKAVFENKEKISGVSVHYVNENLDDGDIILQRQVDISKCESAEEIAKTVLEVEHKSLKEVIKQLEELN; this comes from the coding sequence GTGAGGCTTGCAGTATTTATTTCAGGAACGGGATCGAACTTAAAGGCTCTTATAGATGCGGAAAAGGAAAATTATTTCGATAGCCAGATTAAATTAGTAGTCTCAAACAAAGACGCAAAGGGGCTCTCTTTTGCCAGAGAAGAAGGTATTTCATATATCATAAGCAAAGATGACGAAGAAATCCTAGAAGAGCTAAAAGATAAAAATATAGACCTCATAGTTCTTGCAGGATATTTGCCAAAAGTTACTAAAAATATTATAGATAAATATAAGATAATCAATATCCACCCTTCACTCTTACCCAAGTATGGAGGTAAGGGATTTTATGGAATGAATGTTCACAAGGCAGTATTTGAAAACAAGGAAAAGATAAGTGGAGTAAGTGTTCATTATGTAAATGAAAACTTGGATGATGGAGATATTATTCTTCAAAGACAAGTTGACATAAGTAAGTGCGAAAGTGCTGAAGAAATTGCAAAGACGGTCCTAGAAGTAGAGCATAAGAGCTTGAAAGAAGTAATCAAACAATTGGAGGAATTAAATTGA
- the purF gene encoding amidophosphoribosyltransferase: MSGVVGIKTKVGKTQKLFYSLSSIQHRGQDASGIILSTGENLRRIRGLGLVNEIFADENLKDSKGEYGLGHVRSAPEGCNQDYNVEPLVSFAKGNEFSLAHDGNLVNYKTLKKKEEEMGMAFHTYTDSELILLLITRYFEGDIVKAIRRAMEDIRGAYSCVLCMPDKIVGFRDYNGIRPLMIGFDDETTIIASENCSIEILDIENYRDIEAGEIVVCDKDGIKSYKEDSKVDCKHCIFEYIYTARPDANIEGTNAYMFRRRSGEKLYDQAPIEADLVCPVPDSGTPSAIGFAQRSGIPFAAGLVRNRYMGRTFIKSDQKERELSVRLKLNPQKSVLKDKRIVLVDDSIVRGTTSAKLIQRIRKAGAREVHLRVTSPPFTNPCYYGVDTPDKSKLIAANLSIEEINKKIGADSLEFLSLENMMELTNDPCDYCKACFTGDYPVRREEK, translated from the coding sequence ATGAGCGGTGTAGTAGGTATAAAAACTAAAGTAGGAAAAACACAGAAATTATTTTATTCACTAAGTTCAATTCAGCATAGGGGCCAGGATGCTTCTGGAATTATCTTATCGACTGGAGAAAACTTAAGAAGAATAAGAGGTCTAGGACTTGTCAATGAAATTTTTGCTGATGAGAATCTTAAAGATAGCAAGGGCGAATACGGTCTAGGCCATGTGAGAAGTGCTCCAGAAGGATGTAACCAAGACTATAATGTCGAACCCTTGGTAAGCTTTGCTAAAGGAAATGAATTTTCCTTAGCTCATGATGGAAATCTTGTAAATTATAAAACATTAAAGAAAAAAGAAGAAGAAATGGGCATGGCCTTTCATACATATACAGATAGCGAGCTGATCCTCCTTCTGATTACTAGGTACTTTGAGGGTGATATAGTAAAGGCCATAAGGCGAGCCATGGAAGATATAAGGGGAGCCTATTCATGTGTCCTATGCATGCCGGATAAGATCGTAGGCTTTAGGGACTATAACGGGATAAGGCCCTTGATGATAGGCTTTGATGATGAGACTACGATTATAGCAAGTGAGAATTGCTCTATAGAAATTCTTGATATTGAAAATTATAGGGACATAGAGGCAGGGGAGATTGTAGTTTGCGATAAGGACGGGATTAAGTCCTACAAGGAAGACAGTAAGGTAGATTGCAAGCATTGTATCTTCGAATATATCTACACAGCAAGGCCTGACGCCAACATCGAAGGAACTAATGCCTATATGTTTAGGAGAAGGAGTGGGGAGAAGCTTTACGACCAGGCTCCGATAGAGGCAGATCTAGTCTGTCCCGTGCCAGATTCTGGCACTCCTTCAGCTATAGGATTTGCCCAAAGATCAGGTATTCCCTTTGCAGCAGGCCTTGTAAGGAATAGATATATGGGTAGGACCTTCATAAAATCAGACCAAAAGGAAAGGGAACTTTCTGTAAGGCTTAAGCTAAATCCACAAAAGTCGGTCCTTAAGGATAAAAGAATTGTTCTCGTAGATGATTCCATAGTAAGGGGGACTACCAGTGCCAAGCTTATACAAAGGATAAGAAAAGCTGGGGCTAGGGAAGTTCACCTAAGAGTCACCTCGCCTCCTTTTACTAATCCTTGTTACTACGGAGTGGACACTCCAGATAAGAGTAAGCTAATAGCGGCAAATCTTTCGATAGAGGAGATAAATAAGAAAATAGGAGCAGATAGTTTGGAATTTCTAAGCCTTGAGAATATGATGGAGCTTACAAATGATCCTTGTGATTATTGTAAGGCGTGTTTTACAGGAGATTATCCAGTAAGGAGGGAAGAGAAGTGA
- a CDS encoding formate--tetrahydrofolate ligase codes for MKTDIEIAKEAQLKDIDEICKDLGIDDYEKYGNYKAKLPLAYAGKMKKDSKLILVTATNPTPSGEGKTTLNIGLSMALNKIGKKAISVLREPSMGPSFGRKGGAAGGGYSQVLPMDEINLHFTGDFHAITSAVNLVAAILDNHIYQGNEKRIDPKRIVWRRCVDLNDRALRNVVIGLGNRTDGVSREDKFDITVATEMMAVLCLATSIEDFREKVSKMIVAYDYDNNPVTVDDIKATGSVAVVMKEALKPNLVQTIEHTPALIHGGPFANIAHGCNSLLATKTGLGIADYVVTEAGFGADLGAEKFNDIKCRLGGLTPSASVIVTSIRSLKYHAGVDFENLKEENLEKLELGFKNLKIHIENMRKFGKNIIVAINKFDTDTDKEIELVKKMTEKLGVKAVETSVFTDGGAGGKELAQNLVELCENDNDFNYLYDLDQGVKEKIETIAKEIYRAKGVVYSKKCEKDIKKIEDLGYQNLPICVAKTPYSLSDDGNINITEDDYDITIREIRINAGAGFLVAYTGNILTMPGLPKAANAYKIDLDENNEVVGLF; via the coding sequence ATGAAGACTGATATTGAAATAGCGAAGGAAGCCCAACTAAAAGACATCGATGAGATCTGTAAGGATTTGGGGATCGATGATTATGAGAAATACGGAAATTACAAGGCTAAACTGCCGTTAGCCTATGCGGGTAAGATGAAGAAAGACTCTAAGCTAATCCTTGTTACTGCAACAAATCCAACCCCAAGTGGAGAAGGAAAAACTACCCTAAACATAGGCCTATCCATGGCCTTAAATAAAATCGGCAAGAAGGCAATTTCTGTCCTAAGAGAGCCATCTATGGGACCTTCCTTCGGAAGAAAGGGAGGAGCTGCTGGTGGAGGCTACAGCCAAGTTCTCCCAATGGATGAGATCAACCTACATTTTACAGGAGACTTCCACGCCATAACTAGTGCGGTAAATCTTGTTGCTGCTATTTTGGATAATCATATCTACCAGGGGAACGAAAAAAGAATAGATCCAAAAAGAATCGTCTGGAGAAGGTGTGTCGACCTAAACGACAGGGCCCTAAGAAATGTAGTGATAGGACTAGGCAATAGGACAGATGGTGTAAGTCGTGAGGATAAATTTGATATAACAGTTGCTACAGAGATGATGGCAGTTTTATGTCTTGCTACAAGCATCGAAGACTTTAGAGAAAAAGTAAGCAAGATGATCGTAGCCTACGACTATGACAATAATCCTGTAACAGTCGATGATATCAAGGCAACGGGATCTGTCGCTGTAGTTATGAAGGAAGCCCTTAAGCCAAACCTAGTTCAAACAATAGAGCATACCCCAGCCCTAATCCATGGAGGACCTTTCGCAAATATTGCCCACGGTTGTAACTCCCTCCTTGCGACAAAAACCGGCCTTGGCATAGCAGATTATGTAGTAACAGAAGCAGGTTTCGGGGCAGACCTTGGAGCCGAGAAGTTTAACGATATCAAATGCAGGCTAGGAGGACTCACTCCTTCCGCAAGTGTAATAGTAACATCAATAAGAAGTCTAAAATATCACGCTGGAGTTGACTTTGAAAACTTGAAGGAAGAAAATCTAGAAAAACTTGAACTAGGTTTTAAGAACCTCAAGATCCATATAGAAAATATGAGAAAATTCGGTAAAAATATAATCGTCGCTATCAACAAGTTCGATACCGACACCGACAAGGAAATAGAACTCGTAAAGAAGATGACAGAAAAGCTTGGAGTAAAGGCAGTCGAGACAAGTGTCTTTACTGATGGTGGAGCAGGTGGAAAAGAGCTTGCCCAAAATCTAGTTGAGCTTTGTGAAAATGACAATGACTTTAACTACCTCTATGACCTAGACCAAGGTGTAAAGGAAAAAATAGAGACTATAGCTAAGGAAATCTATAGGGCGAAGGGTGTAGTTTATAGCAAAAAGTGCGAGAAGGATATCAAAAAAATCGAAGACTTAGGCTATCAAAACCTACCAATTTGTGTAGCCAAAACACCTTATTCCCTATCAGATGATGGAAATATCAATATCACAGAAGACGACTACGATATAACGATTAGAGAAATTAGGATCAATGCTGGAGCAGGATTTTTGGTTGCCTACACTGGAAATATTTTGACCATGCCGGGACTTCCAAAGGCTGCTAATGCCTATAAAATTGATTTAGATGAAAATAACGAAGTAGTTGGATTGTTCTAA
- a CDS encoding amidohydrolase family protein, translated as MKKKFINAKIYGYEDAREILVEDGCFKEFGNKLEACDEVIDLDGRLVIPPYVDSHLHLDYYMIGKTDEVKNESGTLFEAIDLWNDFKKGSSKEEMKERIYGAVEECLSHGTQYIRAQTDCTDPNLTGIKAALEVRDELKDKVTIQVVAFPQNGMYSYEEEGKTGRDLVEEALKLGCEVVGGIPHNEWSRDLGEKSIKEIVRLAVKYDRLIDVHCDETDDVMARFVEVLNAEAMINKIGEKTTASHTCSFGSADDSYAFRMMGLFRKSKLNFIALPTENAFLQGRQDSYPKRRGLTRVLEFVDNGINVCFAQDSIVDLWYPAGNGNLINILDNGIHLSQLMREKDFEKDFDLVTYNGARTMHIEDDYGFDPGKPANFIVLDAENEFEAIRNRAECLASVREGEFLFKKAKREYDVKLNIR; from the coding sequence ATGAAGAAAAAATTTATCAATGCAAAGATTTATGGTTATGAAGATGCGAGAGAAATTCTCGTAGAAGATGGTTGTTTTAAGGAATTTGGCAATAAGCTAGAGGCTTGTGATGAAGTAATCGATCTAGATGGAAGGCTTGTAATCCCACCTTATGTAGATAGTCACCTTCATCTTGATTATTATATGATTGGCAAGACCGATGAGGTAAAGAATGAATCGGGAACTCTTTTTGAGGCGATTGACCTATGGAATGACTTCAAGAAGGGCTCAAGCAAGGAAGAGATGAAGGAAAGAATCTATGGGGCTGTAGAAGAATGTCTATCCCACGGAACTCAATATATCAGAGCCCAAACCGATTGTACAGATCCTAATCTTACAGGAATTAAAGCAGCCCTTGAGGTTCGTGATGAATTGAAGGATAAGGTCACAATCCAAGTCGTAGCCTTCCCACAAAATGGTATGTATTCATATGAGGAAGAAGGAAAGACAGGTAGAGATCTTGTAGAAGAAGCCCTAAAGCTTGGTTGTGAAGTAGTCGGAGGCATCCCTCACAACGAATGGTCAAGGGATTTAGGAGAAAAATCCATCAAAGAAATCGTAAGGCTTGCCGTAAAATACGATAGGCTAATAGATGTACACTGTGACGAGACAGATGACGTGATGGCAAGATTTGTCGAAGTACTCAATGCGGAGGCTATGATAAATAAAATAGGGGAAAAGACTACAGCAAGCCATACCTGCTCTTTTGGGTCTGCGGATGATTCCTATGCCTTTAGGATGATGGGCTTATTTAGAAAATCTAAGCTTAACTTCATAGCCCTTCCTACAGAAAACGCATTTTTGCAAGGTAGACAAGACTCTTATCCAAAACGTAGGGGACTTACCAGAGTTTTGGAATTTGTAGATAATGGAATCAATGTTTGCTTTGCCCAAGACTCCATAGTAGACTTATGGTATCCTGCTGGCAACGGTAATCTCATTAATATCCTAGACAATGGAATTCACCTAAGCCAACTTATGAGAGAAAAGGACTTCGAAAAAGACTTCGATCTTGTTACCTACAATGGGGCAAGGACCATGCACATAGAAGACGATTACGGTTTTGATCCAGGAAAGCCTGCCAACTTTATAGTTTTGGATGCAGAAAATGAATTTGAAGCTATAAGAAACAGGGCCGAGTGTTTGGCATCAGTACGTGAGGGAGAATTCCTATTCAAAAAGGCCAAAAGAGAATATGATGTGAAACTAAATATAAGATAA
- a CDS encoding MFS transporter gives MVEKEKIYWPNFILLLSVTFMAIISELIPSGILPELTEGLRISETQAGNLLGFYAIASAIFSIPLISATVGFSRKKLLLALLMGFALGNFLVGISTTYGIALLGRMIGGICAGILWPMVASFGMKLTDKAHKGFAVAFIMSGTTFGMSLGLPIFTAIGRNISWRAEFFAVSLVIFLIGILIYFILPEVSGEIRDRTNSPFTLIRNKGVLIVMLLTSLAAIANYGVYTYTTNLIRAIDYTRGIGFAQVLFGLGSIISVIIAAKVIDRHIRSLTIFMFGSALLSLIIFAFFASYSLFCDMAFLLRGIGFGALVSLFQTAVARQVRENASAVATSLQSASFNFSIMLASSLAGSLLTNYSVKFMLSFMCLVLVVGIFVAFLSKKTLY, from the coding sequence GTGGTGGAAAAAGAAAAAATATATTGGCCGAATTTCATCTTACTTTTAAGTGTGACCTTTATGGCAATCATCTCAGAGCTTATTCCTTCGGGGATTTTGCCAGAACTTACAGAGGGTCTAAGGATTAGCGAAACTCAGGCCGGAAATCTCTTGGGCTTTTATGCTATAGCGAGTGCAATTTTTTCGATTCCTCTTATATCTGCTACGGTTGGATTTTCTAGGAAGAAATTGCTCCTGGCTCTTCTTATGGGCTTTGCCCTAGGCAATTTCCTTGTGGGAATTTCCACTACATATGGCATCGCTCTTCTTGGGAGGATGATAGGAGGAATTTGTGCAGGGATTCTTTGGCCCATGGTTGCATCTTTTGGGATGAAGTTAACTGATAAGGCCCACAAGGGTTTTGCCGTCGCCTTTATCATGAGTGGGACGACCTTTGGTATGAGCCTGGGCCTTCCGATTTTTACTGCAATAGGTAGAAATATTTCTTGGAGAGCAGAGTTTTTTGCTGTTTCACTCGTTATTTTCCTTATAGGAATCCTTATATATTTTATCCTACCAGAAGTTAGCGGTGAGATTCGTGATAGGACGAACTCCCCTTTTACCTTGATTAGAAACAAGGGCGTGCTCATAGTAATGCTTCTTACTTCCCTTGCAGCCATTGCAAACTACGGGGTTTACACTTATACCACAAACCTAATAAGGGCTATCGATTACACAAGAGGAATTGGCTTTGCTCAAGTTTTGTTTGGTCTTGGCTCTATTATTTCTGTCATTATTGCAGCAAAGGTAATTGACAGGCACATCAGATCTCTTACTATTTTTATGTTCGGATCAGCTCTTTTGTCCCTAATCATATTTGCTTTTTTCGCAAGTTATAGCCTCTTTTGTGATATGGCCTTTTTACTTCGGGGAATAGGATTTGGGGCCTTGGTTAGCCTATTTCAAACAGCGGTAGCTAGGCAGGTTAGGGAAAATGCATCGGCTGTAGCCACATCCCTCCAGTCAGCAAGCTTTAACTTCTCTATAATGCTTGCAAGTTCCCTTGCGGGGAGCCTTCTTACAAATTATTCTGTTAAATTTATGCTTAGCTTTATGTGTCTGGTCCTTGTAGTTGGCATATTTGTAGCGTTTTTATCAAAGAAAACTTTATATTAA
- the thiC gene encoding phosphomethylpyrimidine synthase ThiC, with protein MKYKTQMEAAKNGFVTEEMKIVAKKENVSEEFLLEKIAKGEIVIPRNKNHNSISPEGIGTGLRTKINVNLGISKDINDLDLEMQKVDMALDMGAESIMDLSNYGKTQEFRKRLIEKSTAMIGTVPMYDAVGFLDKGLSFIKAQEFLDVVRNHAENGVDFVTIHCGINRANAEIFMRNRRVNEIVSRGGSLLFGWMMMNDAENPFYEYYDELLDILREYDVTLSLGDSLRPGGIHDATDPAQIAELITLGELTKRAWEKDVQVIIEGPGHVPINDIEMNMKLEKKLCHNAPFYVLGPLVCDVAPGYDHITSAIGGAIAASHGADFLCYVTPAEHLRLPDVEDVREGIVAAKIAAHAGDIAKLKDARKWDLEMSKRRQKLDWEGMFELAIDPEKCRAYRAASAPEEEDTCTMCGAMCSARNMNLILEGKDIVL; from the coding sequence ATGAAGTATAAGACACAGATGGAAGCTGCAAAGAATGGTTTTGTAACTGAAGAGATGAAGATTGTTGCCAAGAAGGAAAATGTTAGCGAAGAATTCTTGCTAGAGAAAATAGCCAAGGGCGAAATTGTTATTCCTAGAAACAAGAACCACAATTCAATTTCTCCAGAAGGTATTGGAACAGGCCTTAGGACTAAGATTAATGTAAACTTGGGTATTTCTAAGGACATCAATGACCTTGATCTTGAGATGCAAAAGGTAGATATGGCCCTTGATATGGGAGCTGAATCTATAATGGACCTTTCAAACTATGGAAAGACTCAAGAGTTTAGGAAAAGACTTATAGAAAAATCTACAGCAATGATTGGAACTGTACCAATGTATGATGCGGTAGGATTTTTAGATAAGGGGCTTAGCTTTATCAAGGCCCAAGAGTTCCTTGACGTTGTTAGAAACCATGCGGAAAACGGCGTAGATTTTGTAACAATCCATTGTGGAATTAATAGAGCAAATGCTGAGATTTTTATGAGAAATAGAAGGGTTAACGAGATTGTTTCCCGTGGTGGATCCTTGTTATTTGGATGGATGATGATGAATGATGCTGAAAATCCTTTCTATGAATATTATGATGAACTTTTGGATATTTTAAGAGAATATGACGTAACCTTATCACTGGGAGATTCACTAAGACCAGGAGGCATCCACGATGCAACAGATCCTGCCCAAATAGCTGAGCTAATCACCCTAGGTGAGCTTACCAAAAGGGCCTGGGAGAAGGACGTTCAAGTAATTATCGAAGGACCAGGCCATGTTCCAATAAACGACATAGAAATGAATATGAAGCTTGAGAAGAAACTCTGTCACAACGCACCATTCTATGTATTAGGACCTTTAGTTTGTGATGTGGCGCCAGGTTATGATCATATCACAAGCGCAATCGGTGGAGCAATTGCTGCAAGTCATGGGGCAGACTTCTTATGTTATGTGACACCAGCAGAGCATTTGAGACTTCCTGATGTAGAAGATGTGCGTGAGGGAATAGTCGCAGCCAAAATTGCAGCTCATGCTGGAGATATCGCTAAGCTAAAGGATGCTAGAAAATGGGACCTTGAGATGAGTAAGAGAAGACAAAAACTCGACTGGGAGGGGATGTTTGAACTTGCCATAGATCCAGAAAAGTGTAGAGCCTATAGGGCGGCTTCAGCTCCAGAAGAGGAAGATACCTGTACTATGTGCGGGGCAATGTGTTCTGCAAGAAATATGAATCTTATCCTTGAAGGTAAGGATATTGTCCTATAA
- a CDS encoding nucleoside phosphorylase, with protein sequence MTLFKNEFPILEFDDRKDAVINPNHEDLDLKLPRKCVYAFLSNHIDEYAANNKAIKVSEFVSATKVYPVYVIDYKGEKVTLAQAPVGSAAAAQFMDWLISYGVREIISAGTCGALVDIDEGVFLIPTRALRDEGASYHYMAPSRFVEIDRRAISSIRSALFERGISYVETTTWTTDGFYRETKDFVKYRIEEGCQVVEMECASLAAVASFRDVIWGEILFTADTLSDPHNYDQRNWAEDSFAFALELCLDSVINIGKK encoded by the coding sequence ATGACTTTATTTAAAAATGAATTTCCGATTTTAGAATTTGATGATAGGAAGGATGCAGTTATCAATCCCAATCATGAAGACCTTGACCTAAAGCTTCCTAGAAAATGTGTCTACGCCTTTCTATCTAACCATATAGATGAATATGCGGCAAATAATAAGGCTATCAAGGTTTCTGAGTTTGTATCGGCTACCAAGGTATATCCAGTCTATGTAATAGACTATAAGGGAGAGAAAGTGACTCTTGCCCAGGCTCCAGTAGGTTCAGCGGCGGCCGCCCAATTCATGGACTGGCTTATATCCTACGGGGTAAGGGAGATTATATCTGCTGGAACTTGCGGAGCCCTAGTCGATATAGATGAGGGAGTCTTCCTTATTCCAACAAGGGCCCTAAGGGATGAGGGAGCAAGCTACCACTACATGGCTCCTTCTAGATTTGTTGAGATAGATAGGAGGGCGATTTCTTCTATAAGATCAGCTTTGTTTGAAAGAGGGATTTCATATGTAGAAACTACAACTTGGACTACAGACGGATTTTATAGAGAGACTAAAGATTTTGTCAAATATAGGATAGAAGAAGGATGCCAAGTTGTGGAGATGGAGTGCGCCTCCCTTGCTGCTGTGGCAAGTTTTAGAGATGTGATTTGGGGCGAGATTCTCTTTACTGCGGATACTCTATCTGACCCCCATAATTATGACCAGAGAAACTGGGCCGAGGATTCTTTCGCCTTTGCCCTAGAGCTTTGTTTGGATTCTGTGATTAATATTGGGAAGAAATAA
- a CDS encoding GNAT family N-acetyltransferase: protein MKIESIASPRLIIRSFVKEDAYWAYQIWNDPEMGEYLPDESKEGVDLAYIKELEELENDPDCTYLIPISKETKKRVGTCSFLLTDGGHTYDIACCVHKSPWNKGYATEIDRALISYAREKGARKVSIIVNQDNMASRRVAEKCAGKIVSEDTFIKKGSREVKDL from the coding sequence ATGAAAATAGAGTCAATAGCAAGCCCAAGGCTTATTATCAGAAGTTTTGTGAAAGAAGACGCCTATTGGGCTTATCAAATATGGAATGATCCCGAGATGGGAGAGTACCTCCCAGATGAATCCAAAGAAGGTGTAGATTTGGCATATATAAAAGAGCTTGAAGAATTAGAAAATGATCCGGATTGCACCTACCTTATCCCAATATCTAAAGAGACTAAGAAAAGAGTAGGCACTTGTAGTTTTCTTTTAACAGATGGGGGACATACATACGATATTGCTTGTTGTGTCCATAAGTCCCCATGGAATAAGGGCTATGCTACAGAAATTGACAGGGCTCTTATATCATACGCTAGAGAAAAGGGAGCAAGAAAAGTAAGTATTATTGTAAATCAAGACAATATGGCATCAAGACGTGTTGCAGAAAAATGTGCTGGAAAGATTGTAAGTGAAGATACCTTCATAAAAAAAGGAAGTAGAGAAGTAAAAGACCTATAA